The Leptospira levettii genome has a segment encoding these proteins:
- a CDS encoding ABC-F family ATP-binding cassette domain-containing protein translates to MIKISGLNKQFNGNVLFDDLQFSVNRGERVGLVGRNGHGKSTLVQIIQGKTEPDSGNITIPKGYRIGHLEQHLVFTKPTVLEECALGLPEGDEYETWKVERILFGLGFSEKDMERSPDEFSGGYQIRMNLAKLLVSAPDMLILDEPNNYLDIVTIRWLEEFLREWEGEIILITHDRSFMDSVVTHTVAIHRTKAIKVQGDTEKLYTQINQAEEIYEKTRLNEAKKRKQEEMFIAKFKAKASFASRTQSRVKKLEKQGEMKALDTIEDMELYFNSAPFSANQMLSVEDVSFSYDGKSPYLFENFSISVGPEDRICIIGKNGKGKSTLLKLIAGELTPVTGSVKKHPILKEGYFGQTNKLNMNESNTVVQEIMSADPNCSEGKARNIAGGLMFSEDLALKKIKVLSGGEKSRVLLGKILVTPCHLLYLDEPTNHLDMQSCDSLIEAIDNFDGSVIMVTHNEMHLRAVATKLIVFDDDRVFVYDGGYDDFLSDIGWKDETV, encoded by the coding sequence CCCTTGTCCAAATCATCCAAGGAAAAACAGAACCCGATTCGGGAAACATCACCATCCCCAAGGGATACCGCATTGGCCATTTAGAACAACATTTGGTCTTCACCAAACCAACCGTACTCGAAGAATGTGCACTAGGTTTACCAGAAGGGGATGAGTACGAAACTTGGAAAGTCGAGAGGATTTTATTTGGACTTGGGTTCTCCGAAAAAGACATGGAACGTAGCCCCGATGAATTTTCGGGTGGGTACCAAATCCGTATGAACTTGGCAAAACTTTTAGTATCTGCACCCGACATGCTCATATTAGATGAACCAAACAACTACTTGGACATTGTCACCATACGTTGGTTAGAGGAATTCCTTCGAGAATGGGAAGGAGAAATCATTCTCATCACTCACGACAGAAGTTTTATGGACAGTGTTGTGACTCATACAGTGGCTATCCACCGCACAAAGGCAATCAAAGTGCAAGGTGATACAGAAAAGTTATACACACAAATCAACCAAGCTGAAGAAATTTATGAAAAAACTCGACTGAACGAGGCAAAAAAACGCAAACAAGAAGAGATGTTCATCGCGAAGTTTAAAGCAAAAGCGAGTTTTGCAAGTCGCACACAATCACGTGTCAAAAAATTAGAAAAACAAGGTGAGATGAAGGCACTCGATACCATCGAAGATATGGAATTGTATTTTAACAGTGCACCTTTTTCCGCCAACCAAATGTTAAGCGTAGAGGATGTATCATTTTCCTATGATGGAAAATCTCCGTATTTATTTGAAAATTTTTCCATCAGTGTTGGGCCTGAAGATCGGATTTGTATCATCGGAAAAAACGGGAAAGGAAAATCAACCCTTCTAAAATTGATTGCAGGTGAACTCACTCCTGTAACGGGAAGTGTAAAAAAACACCCCATCTTAAAAGAAGGATACTTTGGACAGACTAACAAATTGAATATGAACGAAAGTAATACGGTTGTCCAAGAGATCATGAGTGCTGACCCCAACTGTTCAGAAGGGAAAGCTCGTAACATTGCCGGTGGTTTGATGTTTTCAGAAGACCTCGCACTGAAGAAAATCAAAGTGCTTTCTGGGGGTGAAAAGAGCCGAGTTTTACTTGGAAAAATCCTTGTGACCCCATGCCACTTACTTTACTTAGATGAGCCAACAAACCACTTGGATATGCAATCCTGTGACTCCCTCATTGAGGCGATTGATAACTTTGATGGATCTGTCATCATGGTCACCCACAACGAAATGCACTTGCGCGCTGTAGCCACAAAACTCATTGTATTCGATGATGACCGAGTTTTTGTCTATGATGGTGGTTATGACGACTTCCTCAGTGACATTGGCTGGAAGGATGAAACCGTTTGA